In the Larimichthys crocea isolate SSNF chromosome XXI, L_crocea_2.0, whole genome shotgun sequence genome, one interval contains:
- the LOC104917828 gene encoding retinol dehydrogenase 13 isoform X2: MAGGVCHSKAQLDGKTVLITGGNTGIGKETAVDLARRGARVILACRDMDRANKAAEDVRKKSGNDNVIVKKLDLASLQSVRQLAKDVLASEERLDVLINNAGVMSCPKWQTEDGFEMQFGVNHLGHFLLTNCLLDLLKKSSPSRIVNVSSLAHEKGQIYFDDIHLEKDYNPWKSYRQSKLANVLFTRELANRLQGTGVTTYSLHPGVIRTELGRHFWPTVPLWKRVVYKPLVFLIKSPTEGAQTTIYCAVEESLQNESGLYYSDCAPKTAAPQGLDDEAAKKLWDLSASMVGLT; this comes from the exons ATGGCAGGTGGAGTGTGTCACAGCAAAGCCCAGTTGGATGGAAAGACTGTCTTGATCACCGGAGGCAACACTGGGATTGGTAAAGAAACTGCTGTTGACCTGGCTAGAAGAG GCGCGAGGGTCATTCTGGCCTGTAGGGACATGGACAGAGCTAATAAAGCTGCAGAGGACGTGAGGAAGAAGAGCGGTAATGACAATGTTATTGTCAAAAAATTGGACTTGGCATCTCTGCAGTCAGTACGACAGCTAGCCAAAGATGTCCTAGCAAGCGAAGAGAGACTGGATGTTCTCATCAATAATGCAG GTGTTATGAGCTGCCCAAAATGGCAGACGGAAGATGGCTTTGAAATGCAGTTTGGTGTGAACCACCTGGGGCATTTCCTTTTAACAAACTGCCTGTTGGATCTTCTGAAGAAGTCGTCTCCGAGCCGAATCGTCAATGTCTCCAGTTTAGCTCATGAAAAAG GCCAAATCTATTTTGATGACATACATCTTGAGAAAGATTACAACCCTTGGAAAAGCTATAGACAAAGTAAATTAGCTAATGTCCTCTTTACAAGGGAGTTGGCTAACAGGCTACAAG GTACCGGAGTAACGACTTACAGCCTTCATCCTGGAGTGATCCGGACTGAGCTCGGCCGACACTTTTGGCCAACAGTGCCCCTGTGGAAGAGAGTTGTATATAAACCACTTGTTTTCCTCATTAAGTCTCCAACAGAAGGAGCCCAGACAACCATCTACTGTGCTGTGGAGGAAAGCCTGCAGAATGAAAGTGGACTCTACTACAG CGACTGCGCCCCTAAAACCGCAGCCCCTCAGGGTCTGGATGATGAAGCTGCTAAGAAGCTGTGGGATCTGAGTGCCTCCATGGTTGGTCTGACATAA
- the LOC104917828 gene encoding retinol dehydrogenase 11 isoform X1 gives MQTLAVIREFVYTYPKTIAVVTVTGVGLFGVRKWMAGGVCHSKAQLDGKTVLITGGNTGIGKETAVDLARRGARVILACRDMDRANKAAEDVRKKSGNDNVIVKKLDLASLQSVRQLAKDVLASEERLDVLINNAGVMSCPKWQTEDGFEMQFGVNHLGHFLLTNCLLDLLKKSSPSRIVNVSSLAHEKGQIYFDDIHLEKDYNPWKSYRQSKLANVLFTRELANRLQGTGVTTYSLHPGVIRTELGRHFWPTVPLWKRVVYKPLVFLIKSPTEGAQTTIYCAVEESLQNESGLYYSDCAPKTAAPQGLDDEAAKKLWDLSASMVGLT, from the exons ATGCAGACGCTCGCAGTGATAAGAGAATTTGTTTACACGTACCCTAAAACTATTGCTGTGGTCACAGTCACAG GAGTGGGACTTTTTGGTGTAAGGAAATGGATGGCAGGTGGAGTGTGTCACAGCAAAGCCCAGTTGGATGGAAAGACTGTCTTGATCACCGGAGGCAACACTGGGATTGGTAAAGAAACTGCTGTTGACCTGGCTAGAAGAG GCGCGAGGGTCATTCTGGCCTGTAGGGACATGGACAGAGCTAATAAAGCTGCAGAGGACGTGAGGAAGAAGAGCGGTAATGACAATGTTATTGTCAAAAAATTGGACTTGGCATCTCTGCAGTCAGTACGACAGCTAGCCAAAGATGTCCTAGCAAGCGAAGAGAGACTGGATGTTCTCATCAATAATGCAG GTGTTATGAGCTGCCCAAAATGGCAGACGGAAGATGGCTTTGAAATGCAGTTTGGTGTGAACCACCTGGGGCATTTCCTTTTAACAAACTGCCTGTTGGATCTTCTGAAGAAGTCGTCTCCGAGCCGAATCGTCAATGTCTCCAGTTTAGCTCATGAAAAAG GCCAAATCTATTTTGATGACATACATCTTGAGAAAGATTACAACCCTTGGAAAAGCTATAGACAAAGTAAATTAGCTAATGTCCTCTTTACAAGGGAGTTGGCTAACAGGCTACAAG GTACCGGAGTAACGACTTACAGCCTTCATCCTGGAGTGATCCGGACTGAGCTCGGCCGACACTTTTGGCCAACAGTGCCCCTGTGGAAGAGAGTTGTATATAAACCACTTGTTTTCCTCATTAAGTCTCCAACAGAAGGAGCCCAGACAACCATCTACTGTGCTGTGGAGGAAAGCCTGCAGAATGAAAGTGGACTCTACTACAG CGACTGCGCCCCTAAAACCGCAGCCCCTCAGGGTCTGGATGATGAAGCTGCTAAGAAGCTGTGGGATCTGAGTGCCTCCATGGTTGGTCTGACATAA
- the ankrd34c gene encoding ankyrin repeat domain-containing protein 34C, with the protein MADILELRTDGNSLLKAVWLRRLRLTRLLLEGGAYINESNERGETPLMVACMSTHTDQQSVSKLKLVKYLLDNQADPNIQDKAGRTPLMHACIHKAGHEVVDHLLSNGADPSLEDRSGASALVYAINADDKETLKLLLDACKAKGKEVIIITTDKSPSGTKTTKQYLNVPPSPELDERSSPAYCTSPSDINVTASPTPEQEQQNTVFSFQTKLKTSSSAAKLANGPTSPTRRPANPKRARLPQLKRLQSEPWGLIAPSVLAAAAAHEESKKASSDEDVVAGVNGLSLSKRSALSRQNSVDGKDILFPPVSEQPCKMTTSLSVPPTSKPSYERSLGQHQPLARRSTVPTEQESSSCSSGLVSLRDTVHRRRLGNDHYDSDSQLYSDSAMLDSPKIPVERRKLNTSPLAMLTSSRESLDSNASPSSPSTACRRAPGLLERRGSGTLLLDHISHTRPGHLPPLNVNPNPPIPDIGASSKPSSPLATGIRSIAPVAPNTPKRGGLKSKKKLVRRHSMQVEQMKQLSDFEELAH; encoded by the coding sequence ATGGCAGATATACTGGAGCTGCGGACAGATGGAAACTCACTCCTGAAGGCAGTGTGGCTCAGACGCTTGAGACTCACCAGGCTTCTGTTGGAAGGAGGTGCATACATCAATGAAAGCAATGAGCGCGGAGAGACGCCACTCATGGTGGCCTGCATGTCCACGCACACTGACCAACAAAGTGTCAGCAAATTGAAGCTGGTGAAATATTTGCTGGACAACCAGGCAGACCCCAACATTCAAGACAAAGCAGGTAGGACACCTCTAATGCACGCCTGCATCCACAAGGCTGGTCATGAGGTGGTGGATCACCTGTTGAGCAATGGAGCTGATCCCAGTCTGGAGGACAGGAGCGGGGCTTCAGCCCTCGTCTATGCCATCAATGCCGATGACAAAGAGACACTAAAACTGCTCTTGGATGCATGCAAAGCTAAAGGCAAGGAGGTCATCATAATCACCACAGACAAATCACCATCTGGCACCAAGACTACTAAACAGTACCTAAATGTTCCCCCATCACCAGAGCTGGATGAGAGGTCTTCCCCAGCATACTGCACCTCTCCGTCTGATATCAATGTTACTGCATCTCCCACACCCGAGCAagagcagcaaaacacagtctTTAGCTTCCAGACAAAGCTAAAAACATCTAGCTCAGCTGCAAAGCTCGCCAACGGGCCCACGTCTCCGACACGCCGGCCTGCAAACCCCAAACGTGCACGTCTGCCCCAGCTGAAGAGGCTGCAGTCAGAGCCTTGGGGGCTGATTGCTCCCTCAGTCCTGGCTGCAGCCGCCGCCCATGAGGAGAGTAAGAAAGCCAGCTCTGATGAGGATGTTGTTGCAGGGGTGAATGGACTCTCACTGAGTAAGAGGTCAGCTTTATCTCGACAGAATAGCGTGGACGGAAAGGACATCTTGTTCCCACCAGTGAGCGAACAACCCTGTAAAATGACAACCTCACTATCAGTCCCTCCAACTTCCAAACCATCATATGAGAGATCTCTAGGACAGCACCAGCCGCTGGCACGGCGCAGTACTGTGCCCACAGAACAggagagcagcagctgcagcagtggacTCGTCAGCCTGAGAGACACAGTGCATAGGAGACGTCTGGGGAACGATCACTATGACTCAGACTCACAGCTCTATTCAGACTCAGCCATGTTAGACTCTCCTAAGATCCCGGTGGAGCGAAGGAAACTAAACACATCTCCACTCGCGATGCTGACCAGCTCCAGAGAATCTCTAGACAGCAATGCCAGCCCATCCTCTCCAAGCACAGCATGCAGGCGTGCACCTGGCCTCCTGGAGAGGAGAGGCTCGGGCACGCTGCTGCTGGACCACATTTCCCACACCAGGCCCGGCCACCTGCCCCCTCTCAATGTCAACCCGAACCCACCCATTCCTGATATCGGGGCTAGTAGCAAGCCCTCCTCACCTCTAGCCACAGGTATTAGGTCTATAGCTCCAGTAGCACCAAACACACCAAAGAGAGGCGGCCTCAAGTCGAAGAAGAAACTTGTGAGAAGGCACTCTATGCAAGTGGAGCAGATGAAACAGCTTTCTGATTTTGAAGAGCTTGCTCATTAG